In Candidatus Cohnella colombiensis, one DNA window encodes the following:
- the asnB gene encoding asparagine synthase (glutamine-hydrolyzing), translating to MCGFAGFANSSVTQDETAVIHKMMNTIRHRGPDSEGIYSDRAVTLGFRRLMIIDLSDDASQPMYNEDKSCVLVFNGEIYNYRELRIDLLEKGHVFVSHSDSEVIVHAYEEYGVDVLQKLRGMFAFAIWDRNTESLFIARDPFGIKPLYYTQNTKDQAFLFASEMKAFLPYPGFLKELNHDALKPFLTFQYSALDETFFKGVYKLQPGHYMVLQGGTLEVKRYSEPQFQQQADLSNLAKAVSAIQETVRESVNYHKISDVKVGSFLSGGIDSSYITALLRPDHTFTVGFQDYEGMFNETNLAQELSELLHIKNHRKLITADEFFERIPEIQYHMDEPHANLSSVPLYFLAELAGKHVTVVLSGEGADELFGGYVWYQKSAALKRYEKLPLQLRRGVRRLSKWLPANRITTFLVNAGQTVEERFIGQAKVFEEHEAVQLLQLAYHSGPSIQDITGRIYNKVQHYDDVSKMQYLDLHLWLPGDILLKADKMSMAHSLELRVPFLDKEVMKVASGLPPDLRVNAKDTKFALRLASKEAIPEQWANREKVGFPVPIRHWLKEEKVYERVKVIFEADWVEQFFNQKLLVRLLESHYTGQHNNARQIWTVYAFLIWYDQYFIER from the coding sequence ATGTGTGGCTTCGCTGGTTTTGCTAACTCCTCAGTCACGCAAGATGAGACTGCGGTCATTCACAAGATGATGAATACGATCCGTCATAGAGGTCCTGATAGTGAGGGGATCTATTCGGATCGTGCAGTCACGCTCGGATTCAGACGATTGATGATCATTGATTTAAGCGATGATGCCAGCCAACCGATGTACAACGAGGATAAAAGCTGTGTGCTTGTCTTCAATGGCGAAATATATAATTATCGAGAGCTTCGGATCGATTTATTGGAGAAGGGGCATGTTTTCGTTAGCCATTCGGATAGTGAAGTCATTGTTCATGCGTACGAAGAGTATGGTGTAGATGTCCTTCAGAAGCTAAGAGGGATGTTTGCTTTTGCGATATGGGATCGCAACACCGAATCGCTCTTCATCGCGCGCGATCCGTTCGGAATTAAGCCACTTTACTATACACAGAATACGAAGGATCAAGCCTTTCTTTTCGCTTCGGAAATGAAGGCTTTTTTACCCTATCCAGGCTTCCTTAAGGAGCTCAATCACGATGCCTTGAAGCCGTTTCTCACCTTCCAATATTCAGCGCTCGACGAAACATTCTTTAAGGGTGTCTATAAACTGCAACCGGGTCATTATATGGTGCTCCAAGGCGGGACGCTTGAAGTAAAGCGATATTCGGAGCCGCAATTTCAACAACAAGCGGACTTGAGCAATCTAGCTAAAGCAGTAAGTGCGATCCAGGAGACTGTGAGAGAATCGGTTAACTATCATAAGATTAGCGATGTAAAGGTAGGTTCATTCTTATCCGGTGGTATCGATTCTAGTTATATCACTGCGTTGTTGCGGCCCGACCATACGTTTACGGTCGGATTTCAGGACTATGAGGGGATGTTCAACGAAACGAATCTCGCACAGGAGCTATCTGAGCTATTGCACATTAAGAACCATCGGAAGCTCATCACTGCAGATGAATTTTTCGAACGCATTCCAGAAATTCAATATCATATGGACGAGCCACATGCCAATCTATCTTCTGTACCGCTCTATTTTTTAGCTGAACTGGCAGGGAAGCACGTAACGGTTGTGTTGTCTGGAGAAGGTGCTGATGAACTGTTCGGCGGATATGTATGGTATCAGAAATCAGCAGCGCTCAAACGGTATGAGAAGCTTCCCCTACAGCTAAGACGTGGGGTGAGAAGGCTAAGCAAGTGGCTACCTGCTAATCGAATAACGACCTTCCTAGTCAATGCGGGCCAAACCGTAGAAGAGCGTTTTATTGGGCAAGCCAAAGTGTTCGAGGAGCACGAGGCCGTTCAATTATTGCAACTCGCTTATCATTCGGGACCTTCTATTCAGGATATTACAGGGCGCATATATAACAAGGTTCAGCATTATGATGATGTGTCGAAGATGCAATACTTGGATCTTCATCTATGGTTGCCCGGTGATATTTTGCTGAAAGCAGACAAGATGAGTATGGCGCATTCGTTAGAGCTGCGGGTTCCTTTCTTGGATAAGGAAGTGATGAAGGTTGCTTCTGGATTACCGCCTGATCTTCGAGTGAACGCCAAGGATACAAAATTTGCGCTACGTCTTGCGTCCAAGGAAGCGATACCGGAGCAATGGGCGAACCGAGAGAAGGTAGGATTCCCTGTTCCCATTCGTCATTGGCTGAAGGAAGAGAAAGTTTATGAGCGTGTGAAGGTCATTTTCGAGGCAGATTGGGTGGAGCAATTTTTCAATCAGAAGTTGCTAGTGAGATTGCTAGAGTCTCATTATACGGGTCAACACAATAATGCCCGCCAGATCTGGACGGTGTATGCATTCCTCATCTGGTATGATCAATATTTTATCGAGCGCTAA
- a CDS encoding S-layer homology domain-containing protein: MISEGNAVKNRGYMKLWLSMLLVMAVLLQGVLGAGATIVNAAEDEASVTAVTREQIVASLAELQKVVGKSQPLSDWAAFGLARSGVAVEAQYMPIATASVADGSLRLSTDFARVALTVNAVGGDAQKIGLAKSNLPEKLANFEKLTAQGPNAVAYALIALDATGYEIRESDYWTKDALIKWLVDNRNADAGWSLKIGAGKSDVDITGIVLSALAPYQNREDVRGIVDAALEWLSNAQKETGGFGSPEASESTAQVLIALTALGIDPINDARFVKNGNSAISRLLSFRLADGQYSHVVGGKADGMATLYALLGVTAVDRWQDGLPSLFAGVNIGVSSAVTVNGLSGTIATGVASGKTALEAFANVLKAAKISYEVTVHPQYGAFLSSVNGLSSGKFGGYDGWSYAVKRDGAWVTIMEGMGSFSMQSGDELFVYYGDSTELIHSFVTEPAAPRAGQPIVVVVQKEAYDWDTGSVVVSAAANAAVKLGGQTVVTDADGKATFKGVAAGSYSVSVSGYAKDRAPTYLAATSSIEVASYIKNVALRVEGDAGVIASGATSGGTALEALEKLLAAQGVNADIQDSSYGKYIAAIAGISGGKYGGYDGWMFAVIRKGEWIIPAEGASTFLLEDGDEVVVYYSGEATKLVEPVIVSPAKPKPNQAFVVKVTHREWDWSTSQFKAAEPVAGATVTVRLQGKKGTNVQTGVTDAKGNVTFVAATEGIYDIEVSGYQKEGVPAVVRSVKQLVVANAYNDAAAISTWAIDAVQKTRAGAVWLGPNETKAQFKPKQAATRAEFVSALVRALGLNNGSATAGKNSFSDVKDSAWYAADLNVAVTAGLVAGVAPGKFAPDATLTREQAAILLTRALKLKATKTTALKDAGQASTSAKSSIQAVISHGWMTAYGERFSPKASLTREQVAVIASRIMDAR; this comes from the coding sequence TTGATATCGGAAGGAAACGCAGTAAAAAATCGTGGTTATATGAAACTATGGTTAAGCATGTTGTTAGTAATGGCTGTGCTATTACAAGGGGTACTAGGTGCAGGGGCAACAATTGTAAATGCAGCGGAGGATGAAGCTAGCGTTACAGCGGTAACTCGCGAGCAGATTGTCGCATCCTTAGCGGAGCTTCAAAAGGTTGTAGGCAAGTCACAGCCACTTAGTGATTGGGCGGCCTTCGGACTTGCGCGTTCGGGTGTGGCGGTTGAAGCACAGTATATGCCTATTGCTACGGCAAGCGTAGCAGATGGTAGTCTTCGATTGTCTACTGATTTTGCACGTGTAGCGCTCACAGTTAATGCTGTTGGCGGAGATGCCCAGAAGATTGGCTTAGCAAAGAGCAATTTGCCAGAAAAGCTTGCTAATTTTGAGAAATTGACAGCACAAGGCCCCAATGCGGTTGCTTATGCGCTAATCGCACTTGATGCAACGGGCTATGAGATCAGAGAGAGCGACTATTGGACGAAGGATGCACTCATTAAATGGCTTGTAGATAATCGTAATGCAGATGCCGGTTGGTCACTTAAAATAGGGGCAGGTAAAAGTGATGTAGATATTACAGGGATTGTACTATCTGCGCTCGCACCCTACCAGAATCGTGAAGATGTACGTGGTATTGTTGATGCGGCCTTAGAGTGGCTGTCTAATGCCCAGAAGGAGACGGGTGGCTTCGGCAGCCCGGAGGCTAGCGAAAGTACTGCACAAGTGTTGATTGCACTTACGGCGCTTGGAATTGATCCGATTAACGATGCTCGATTTGTGAAAAATGGAAATTCAGCAATATCGCGGTTGCTTAGCTTCCGTCTAGCTGACGGGCAATATTCGCATGTTGTCGGTGGTAAAGCGGATGGAATGGCTACGCTATATGCGTTGCTTGGAGTGACGGCAGTAGATCGTTGGCAGGATGGCTTGCCAAGCCTATTTGCAGGAGTCAATATCGGTGTATCCTCGGCTGTAACCGTGAATGGATTGTCGGGCACAATAGCGACTGGTGTCGCGAGTGGTAAAACTGCATTAGAAGCGTTCGCAAACGTTCTTAAGGCAGCTAAGATTTCTTATGAAGTAACGGTTCATCCGCAATATGGAGCGTTCCTCTCTTCTGTGAATGGCTTATCCAGCGGGAAGTTCGGTGGGTATGATGGTTGGAGCTATGCGGTTAAACGAGATGGTGCTTGGGTCACCATTATGGAAGGTATGGGGTCATTCTCCATGCAGTCAGGTGATGAGTTATTCGTCTATTATGGCGATAGCACGGAGCTTATCCACTCGTTTGTAACCGAACCTGCAGCGCCACGTGCTGGTCAGCCTATTGTCGTTGTGGTGCAGAAGGAAGCATATGATTGGGATACCGGCTCTGTGGTAGTTAGTGCAGCTGCCAATGCAGCGGTTAAGCTAGGCGGGCAGACAGTCGTTACAGATGCAGACGGTAAGGCGACATTTAAAGGTGTCGCTGCTGGAAGCTATTCAGTCAGTGTAAGTGGATATGCGAAAGATCGTGCACCTACTTATCTTGCAGCAACGTCCTCTATTGAGGTTGCTTCCTATATTAAAAATGTCGCTCTTCGTGTCGAAGGTGACGCAGGAGTTATCGCTTCGGGTGCGACGTCTGGTGGCACAGCTCTAGAAGCACTTGAGAAGCTATTGGCTGCTCAAGGTGTGAATGCGGACATTCAAGACTCTTCTTATGGTAAATACATTGCAGCAATTGCAGGCATTAGTGGAGGCAAATATGGTGGTTATGATGGCTGGATGTTTGCTGTCATTCGTAAGGGTGAGTGGATCATTCCTGCTGAAGGAGCTTCGACGTTCCTGCTAGAAGATGGGGACGAAGTCGTTGTTTATTATAGTGGTGAAGCAACGAAACTGGTTGAACCTGTTATTGTAAGTCCGGCTAAGCCAAAGCCGAATCAAGCATTTGTAGTCAAGGTGACACATCGGGAATGGGATTGGTCGACAAGTCAGTTTAAAGCTGCTGAACCGGTAGCGGGTGCTACGGTGACTGTGCGTTTGCAAGGTAAGAAGGGAACGAATGTGCAAACGGGTGTTACGGATGCAAAAGGCAACGTAACATTCGTAGCGGCTACTGAAGGTATATATGATATTGAAGTTAGCGGATATCAAAAAGAGGGTGTACCTGCAGTTGTACGATCGGTGAAGCAATTGGTTGTTGCGAATGCATATAACGATGCGGCTGCAATCTCCACATGGGCGATTGATGCGGTGCAGAAGACACGTGCGGGCGCAGTGTGGCTGGGACCTAACGAAACGAAGGCACAATTTAAGCCAAAGCAAGCTGCAACACGAGCTGAATTCGTATCCGCATTGGTTAGAGCGCTGGGCTTGAATAATGGCTCGGCGACTGCAGGCAAAAACTCGTTCAGCGATGTGAAAGATTCGGCGTGGTACGCTGCTGATCTTAACGTAGCGGTTACAGCAGGGCTTGTTGCTGGAGTCGCGCCAGGCAAATTCGCTCCAGATGCAACGTTGACACGCGAGCAAGCAGCGATCTTGCTTACACGTGCGTTGAAGCTGAAAGCAACGAAAACAACGGCGCTTAAGGATGCAGGTCAAGCGAGTACAAGCGCGAAATCATCGATTCAAGCGGTAATTTCACACGGCTGGATGACAGCGTATGGGGAGCGATTCTCACCAAAGGCTTCATTGACTCGCGAACAGGTCGCAGTTATTGCTTCTCGCATTATGGATGCGCGGTAG
- a CDS encoding flagellar motor protein MotB yields MSKRRREQHHEEHPDESWLLPYSDLMTLLLALFIVLYSVSAVNTSKLEALSQAFKTAFSSGVGILDHSTILDNTENNKKTEDTKRNKDKDKEKDSSKSQAALQQEEQQNLEQLQKQLDKYIEKNGLSSQLETQLNQSELLITIRDTALFSSASATVKPEAQKLATAIAQMLEGYSDYEIQVTGHTDTRPINTLEFPSNWELSTKRAINFMKILLENTSFDPKKFSAIGKSEYQPIDTNDTVTGRDRNRRVEISILRKYVEPTNPENELSVETSTVSQ; encoded by the coding sequence GTGAGCAAAAGACGGCGTGAGCAGCATCATGAAGAGCATCCCGATGAATCGTGGTTGCTTCCTTATTCTGACTTAATGACGCTCCTGCTCGCATTGTTCATCGTACTGTATTCCGTAAGTGCTGTGAACACATCCAAGCTTGAAGCACTTAGCCAAGCATTCAAAACTGCCTTCAGTAGCGGCGTTGGCATTCTCGATCACTCTACCATCTTAGACAATACCGAGAACAATAAGAAAACTGAAGATACTAAGCGCAATAAGGATAAAGACAAAGAGAAAGACAGCTCGAAGTCACAAGCAGCGCTTCAGCAGGAAGAACAGCAAAATCTCGAACAACTCCAGAAACAGCTTGATAAATACATTGAGAAAAACGGCTTGTCCTCGCAATTGGAGACGCAGTTAAATCAATCTGAGCTGTTGATTACGATTCGCGATACGGCACTCTTCTCTTCTGCAAGTGCAACAGTTAAGCCAGAGGCACAGAAGCTAGCGACTGCAATTGCTCAGATGCTTGAAGGCTACTCGGATTACGAGATTCAAGTAACAGGTCATACAGATACTCGTCCAATCAATACGCTAGAATTCCCGTCCAATTGGGAGCTCAGCACGAAGCGTGCAATCAACTTTATGAAGATTCTATTGGAAAATACTTCATTCGATCCCAAGAAGTTTAGCGCAATTGGGAAAAGTGAGTATCAACCCATCGACACGAATGATACGGTTACGGGTCGTGACCGCAATCGCCGTGTAGAAATCTCGATCCTCCGCAAATATGTGGAGCCAACGAATCCAGAGAACGAATTATCTGTTGAAACTTCCACGGTTAGTCAATAA
- a CDS encoding C39 family peptidase yields the protein MGAIIKVVLLFLLTVGSYSSLSSDTDNPMSLLFSKPKGSITITNVDEQTQEPIPGSQYVITEANTSEVLQIVTTGDDGIAKSGLFEYGPDYVVTQRSVMAPYQINEQPYAVEIKKEETVVTTNNSFPDYIKQAARTEERSVAIESVFMDVAVLKQLPELPNGCEITALTGVLNYYGYDVSKLVMADEYLAQEPFKLLDGKRYGADPDLAFAGNPRDNSGFFAYAGPIVAAANKYLQWIDGHHIATDLTGSSREEIIAHLNQGNPVVIWVTLDLSPPNINYAWYFHDSGQYFEAPVNLHAVVLNGYSGDQVDVMNPLEGQVSYSADAFFSSYQALGSHAMIVTGE from the coding sequence ATGGGTGCAATCATTAAAGTAGTGTTGCTGTTTCTACTCACTGTGGGTAGCTACTCCTCCTTGTCATCAGACACGGACAACCCTATGAGCTTGCTATTTTCAAAGCCAAAGGGAAGCATTACGATTACGAATGTCGATGAACAGACTCAAGAGCCGATCCCAGGCTCGCAATATGTCATAACCGAGGCGAACACCTCTGAAGTGTTGCAGATCGTTACAACAGGTGACGATGGTATCGCTAAATCAGGGCTATTCGAGTATGGGCCAGACTACGTTGTAACTCAACGATCGGTAATGGCGCCCTATCAAATAAATGAGCAGCCCTATGCTGTTGAAATTAAGAAGGAAGAAACAGTAGTAACCACGAACAATTCGTTTCCTGACTATATTAAGCAAGCTGCACGTACGGAAGAAAGATCTGTTGCAATAGAATCCGTGTTTATGGACGTCGCTGTGCTCAAGCAGCTACCGGAGTTGCCCAACGGTTGTGAGATTACAGCCCTAACAGGTGTGTTAAATTATTATGGTTATGATGTCAGTAAGCTAGTAATGGCCGATGAATACTTGGCCCAGGAGCCTTTCAAATTATTAGATGGGAAGCGCTATGGTGCAGATCCGGACTTGGCCTTCGCCGGTAATCCACGAGATAACAGTGGATTTTTCGCCTATGCAGGGCCTATAGTTGCAGCAGCAAATAAATACTTGCAGTGGATTGATGGTCATCATATTGCAACCGATCTTACAGGTAGCTCGCGTGAAGAGATTATTGCGCATTTGAATCAAGGAAACCCTGTCGTGATTTGGGTGACACTAGACTTAAGTCCGCCGAATATTAATTATGCTTGGTATTTCCATGATTCTGGACAATACTTCGAAGCACCTGTAAACTTACATGCAGTAGTACTGAACGGGTACAGTGGAGATCAGGTCGATGTCATGAACCCGTTAGAGGGTCAAGTTTCCTACAGTGCGGATGCGTTCTTTAGTAGCTATCAAGCGCTTGGAAGCCATGCTATGATCGTTACAGGCGAGTGA
- a CDS encoding amino acid racemase, with protein sequence MMEQKRLGIIGGMGSKATAVFMDMLVEHTEAKRDQDHLDMVILNHASLPDRTEVIRSNEGERFLNEVEKDIRLLEYAQVANIAIPCNTSHFFHAQMQAMTNIPIIHIVEETFKEICTRLEPGSRVGVLATNGTMQSGIYRDACVKYGMEYYSLSDDLQQRVMDIIYLDVKRDNNVSPQKLEALINELVDLAHCQCIIIACTELSCISIGDKTRPFCVDAMDVLVKRSIELSGKRSVGWD encoded by the coding sequence ATGATGGAACAGAAGCGTTTAGGCATTATCGGTGGGATGGGCTCTAAGGCGACTGCCGTATTTATGGACATGCTTGTTGAACATACAGAAGCAAAGCGAGATCAAGATCATTTGGATATGGTTATTCTTAATCATGCATCCTTGCCAGATCGGACCGAAGTTATTCGAAGCAACGAAGGCGAACGATTTTTGAATGAGGTGGAGAAGGATATTCGACTGTTAGAATATGCTCAAGTTGCGAATATCGCGATTCCATGCAATACTTCGCACTTTTTCCATGCTCAAATGCAGGCGATGACCAACATTCCGATCATTCATATTGTAGAAGAGACATTTAAAGAGATTTGTACTCGTTTGGAGCCAGGAAGCCGTGTTGGTGTTCTAGCTACGAATGGCACGATGCAAAGCGGGATCTATCGTGATGCATGTGTGAAGTATGGAATGGAATATTACAGCTTAAGCGATGACTTGCAGCAGCGTGTAATGGACATCATCTATCTGGATGTGAAGCGGGATAACAATGTAAGCCCGCAAAAGCTTGAGGCACTCATTAACGAGCTTGTAGACTTAGCACATTGCCAATGCATTATTATTGCATGTACGGAACTGTCTTGTATTTCAATCGGCGACAAGACGCGTCCATTCTGTGTGGATGCGATGGATGTGCTCGTGAAGCGTTCGATCGAATTATCCGGCAAACGCTCGGTCGGCTGGGATTAA
- the motA gene encoding flagellar motor stator protein MotA produces the protein MKNSTVIGLTLGFVALILGMYLKKAPLLSLVNNPAAYVIIIVGTIASVMMAFPMHDLKKVPKLFKIIFKDPELLPRQKLIYMFMEWATITRREGLLALETRVDEIEDPFLKSGMRMIIDGNEQEFVRDVLLEDISATEDRHRTGAQIFSQAGMYAPTLGVLGAVVGLIAALQNLDDMEKLAHAVAAAFIATLLGIFTGYVLWHPISNKLKRLSKKEIDLKLMMVEGLLSIQSGVSTIAIQQKLLVFLTPTERIAFADKEDEQREQKTA, from the coding sequence ATGAAAAATTCAACAGTAATCGGACTCACTTTAGGTTTTGTCGCACTAATCCTTGGTATGTATTTGAAAAAAGCGCCCCTTCTTAGTTTAGTTAATAACCCTGCAGCATATGTAATTATTATTGTCGGAACAATCGCATCCGTTATGATGGCTTTCCCGATGCACGATTTGAAGAAAGTACCTAAACTATTCAAAATTATATTCAAAGATCCGGAATTGCTCCCGCGCCAGAAACTGATATACATGTTCATGGAGTGGGCAACGATTACACGTCGCGAAGGCTTGCTCGCATTGGAAACGCGTGTAGATGAAATCGAGGACCCGTTTCTGAAATCCGGTATGCGAATGATCATTGACGGTAATGAGCAAGAATTCGTACGTGATGTGCTACTCGAGGATATATCCGCTACAGAAGATCGGCATCGCACAGGTGCACAAATTTTCTCCCAAGCAGGGATGTACGCGCCAACACTCGGGGTACTGGGTGCTGTTGTCGGTCTAATTGCAGCGCTTCAGAACTTGGATGATATGGAAAAGCTCGCACACGCCGTTGCTGCTGCCTTCATTGCAACTCTTCTCGGTATCTTCACAGGTTATGTGCTCTGGCATCCGATCTCCAATAAGCTAAAGCGTCTTTCTAAGAAGGAAATCGATCTCAAGCTTATGATGGTAGAAGGACTTCTCTCGATCCAATCAGGTGTGTCGACAATCGCTATTCAGCAAAAGCTACTTGTATTCCTCACTCCTACGGAGCGTATTGCTTTCGCGGATAAGGAGGATGAACAACGTGAGCAAAAGACGGCGTGA